The genomic stretch TGCCTTCCACCATATTATTTTTTGCAATTTCGTGAGACTTTACTTTCCATGCACTTTTGAGTAAAGAATGTACTTTTTGGACATTGGCATTGCTTTCAGGAACAGGAGTTTTAATGAGCGCTCCCTTTGCTACTTTCTCTGGTAATTGATCAGGGTCTTTAGATTCCTTGTGGGAGGTGCTATTTTGCGATGCAGACGTGTTTTGGTTGGAGTCTTGTTTTGGAGCTAATGGCTCATGACTCAGTAATGGCTCATGACTTATGGGTTTAGATACTGAAAGGTCTTCGGCTTTTGGTGATTCTGTAGGCTTGTCGCTGATAACACTTTTGCCAGCAGCAGCACCAACCGCAACAACCAAAACAGGCACACAAGCTGAAAGGAGAAATGTGAGTCCTAGAAGTAACAGGATTAGATTTGTTTTTGAGTTTTGGACCATATGCCATCCTTAAATTTAACTTTTAGATTATTACTAATCAACAACCTATGAAAGGAGCCAGTTAAAATAATTAATTAATGAAACTCAACTTATATTGATAATATTGCATTGTCAATTTATTTATTACATCTAAATTATGTTCAGCTGAATTACAAGGATACTCGAATGATTCGCTTGCATTAATTTTTGATCATAGAATAATTGGTTCATTTAAATTGGTATATGTATATTTAAAAAGCTTAGTGTGTTCACCCTTACTCTCATATATTGTGTAGTCCAACCCATCGGCTTCGGGATCAAAAATTCGAAAACTGTTATTTTTTAACATGGGGGCAACGGCAAGGGTGTAAGCAATTGGTCCTGATACACGGAGAACCCCTATTTTTCCAACTCCGAATATTTCTTTTGTATAGTGATCAATATTAAACAGCACACTATTAATAACCTTCAATAAAAAGGGGTGGTTTGGAATTGCCGCAATATACCAATTGTGAAATTCACCCCCTGGAATCTTGATAAGCTCCTCATATATACCCCACCCTTCAAACTTAAAACCTAATTGATTTCTCCATTGTGAAATTAAAAAAGTATCATCGGGTTTTATTATCTGATTTAAAGGTCTTGAAGCCGTTGATTTAATATCTAAATAAAGGCCACCTTCCTTGTACATGACTAAATATCTAAAAAGATCAGCCATCACAACGTTGTACTTAGGATTAATTTTTTGTACACGCTTAAGCATGGCATCACCATAATTTGCCTTGATGAAGTCAAGGATTGCTGCGTCGTCGTAAAATTTATACTCCCAATCAGGATTTGCAATTTTCAACTTATCAATACTGTTGATAAGTTCTGCAGGCAGTGATTCTTTGTTGTAATAAGTTTGGTGGATAATTTTAGGTATTTTAATCATCTATTTAGGCTACTTAGTCGCATTATAAAATATACTGGATTTAATTTACCTGTACGTGAAAATCCAAAGATTAAATTCAAACCGTTCAATTAAGAATAAAGATGCTTAAGTCAATGACCAATAAATAACTGCAAGATCCTCTTATTCATCCAAGTTTGATAAAATCAACTAAGAAATTGGCAAACAAATCAAATCTATTCCAAAACACTTATAATACTCTCTAGCAATCCTATTTAACATTAGAAATGGCGATCGGATTTATGCCTCGACTAAAAGCAAAGAGGTTATGTTCATTGACTTGCTTGGCGACAGAAAATTCCTATTGGAATCTTGGGCTTCGTGATTAACCTTTTTTAATGATTTTTGATTGTTTTATTATGCCTCGTGGAAACAAAGCAAGTCGTCAATCAAATTAAATTCAAAAAATATATTTTAATAGAAGCATTATCAATTAGAGAATACTTTAAATGCTTAAAATTATAAGTCATCAATTTATAAGGGACTATCTTCCCCAAAGTTTTCTGCCCACCACAAAGATCCTATTATGTTATTCGCCTAGTTCAATAAATCCTGAAAAAA from Candidatus Methylopumilus turicensis encodes the following:
- a CDS encoding glycosyltransferase family 32 protein translates to MIKIPKIIHQTYYNKESLPAELINSIDKLKIANPDWEYKFYDDAAILDFIKANYGDAMLKRVQKINPKYNVVMADLFRYLVMYKEGGLYLDIKSTASRPLNQIIKPDDTFLISQWRNQLGFKFEGWGIYEELIKIPGGEFHNWYIAAIPNHPFLLKVINSVLFNIDHYTKEIFGVGKIGVLRVSGPIAYTLAVAPMLKNNSFRIFDPEADGLDYTIYESKGEHTKLFKYTYTNLNEPIIL